The Methanosarcina barkeri str. Wiesmoor DNA segment ACATAGCGAACTAGGAAAATATCCTGAACAGACAAAATTCTGGGAAAGGCATAATCAGAAAGTTTTTGCTACAGGGCAATCCGAAACAATTGAATTTCGTTATATCTCGCCTCAGGGAAAAGAATACTATTTTAATACATTAATAGTACCAGAATTCACAAACTGCGAAGTTACTTCCGTTCTTGCTATCTCCCGTGATATTACAAAGATGAAACAAGCAGAAGCTAAACTGAAAGATACGCTTGATAATTTAGATAAATTGGTTAAAGAACGTACATCAGAACTTCAGAAAGCTTATGATTCATTGAAAAAGAGTGAACGAAATCTTGCTAAAGCTCAAGAAATGGCCCATATTGGAAGCTGGGAACGGGACTTTGCGAGTAATGAACTTCATTGGTCTAATGAAACGTATCGTATTTTTGGACTTAAGCCTCAAAAATCAAAAGTAAATTATGATACCTTCTTAAATTATATACATCCAGATGATCAAGACTATATAGATAATGCCGTTAAAGAAGCATTAAAAGGAAAGCTTTTTGAGATTTATTACAGGATTATCACAGCTAGTGGAGAAGAGCGCATAGCCCATTCTAAAGGTGAAACTGTTTTCGATAAGGAAAATAATCCTGTCCAGATTAGAGGGACAACGCAAGATATAACAGAGCGTAGGAAAGCTGAAGAAAGGATTCAAAATTTAGCCAAAATTGTAGAATCATCAACTGACGCTATCATAACCAAGTCTTTTGAAGGTATTATCAAAAGTTGGAACAAGGGAGCAGAACAAGTTTATGGTTATTCAGCGGAAGAAGTCCTGGAAAAGCCCATATCCGTTTTGGAGCCGTCCACATTAACCGGAGAAACACAAAGATTGAGTGAAATAATTAAACGGGGAGAAAAGATCCAGCAATATGAAACCTTAAGATTGAGAAAGGATAGGAAGATAATAAATGTTTCACTTAGTATTTTTCCAATTTTTGATAGCCAAGGAAAGATAACCGCTGCCTCCGTCATTGCCAGAGATATAACCGAAAGAAAAAGAGCAGAAGAAAAACTTCGGGAAAGTGAGGAAAAGTACCGCAATATTGTAGAGACAGCAAACGAAGGTATACTCTTAATTGATGATGAAGCCGTAATCACCTATGCCAATAAGAAAATAACAGATATGCTCGGATACACTCTGGAAGAAGGTATTGGCAGACCGGTATTGGACTTTGCCGATGAAGAAGGTAAAACTATCCTCAAACAGAATCTGGAAAAAAGGCAGCAGGGGAGCAATGAGAGTTACGAATTAAAATTAATATGTAAAGATGGCTCATACCTATGGGCACTCATAAATGCTAAATCTCTTTTTGATAAAGATGGAAAGTTTACGGGCGTGATGGTCATGCTTACTGACATTACCAAGCGCAAGCGAGAAGAGCACCGGATTCGTAGATATAACCGTATTCTTGAAGGGATTAATAAGATCTTCAGTAATGTGGTGCAGGCAAAGACAGAAGAAGAACTGGGAGAAGCATGTCTATCTGTAGCCCTGGAAGTGACCGGCAGCGAGTTTGGTTTCATTAATGAAATTGGCACCGATGGACTGCTGCATGATGTTGCAAAAAGCGAGCTCGTATGGGAACAGTGTCGCATGTGCGACAAGACCGGGCATCTTACTCTTCCAAGAGATTATGGTGTCCATGGTCTGTACGGCAACATCATCGTCAATGAGAAAGTTTTCTTTACCAACGAGCCGTCATTGCATCCAGATAGTATTGGCCTGCCGGAGGGTCATCCACCTCTAACGTCATTTCTTGGTGCACCCTTTATTCAAGATGGAAAAACGATCGGCATGATTGCAGTCGCAAACCGCCATGGAGGTTATAGTTTCGAGCAACAGGAAGATCTCGAGGCTATCGCGCCGGCAGTGATGCAGGCGCTGCAGAGAAAAAAGGCGGAAAAATTTCTAGCAGAGATTGCGATTTCCCGCAAACAGGAAATCCATCATCGGATTAAAAATAATCTTCAGGTAATATCTTCCTTGCTGGATTTACAGGCTGAAAATTTCAATAACAGGGAGGATATTAAGGATTCGGAAGTTCTAAAAGCCTTCAGGGAAAGTCAGGATAGAGTAATATCTATGGCTTTGATCCATGAGGAATTGTATAAAGGTGGAGGGTTCGATACACTGAACTTTTCGTCATACATCGAGGAACTCGCTGAAAATCTTCTCAAGACTTACAGGCTTGGAAATGCTGATATCAGCTTAGACATGGATCTTGAAGAGAACATTTTCTTTGACATGGATACTGCAGTACCTTTAGGAATTATTGTTAACGAGCTCGTCTCCAATTCTCTCAAACATGCATTTCCCAACAGAAATGAAGGAGAAATCTGTATAAAACTGCATAGAGAAGAAAATGGAGAACATATTAACAGCATAAAAAAGGATCTTAGTACGGGCAACACGTTTAATTTGGCCATTTCGGATAATGGGGTGGGTATACCTGAAGACCTCGATATCGAAGAGCTTGGTTCTCTTGGCATGCAGCTCGTGACTTCACTTGTCGCCCAGTTAGATGGTGAACTTAAGCTTAAAAGAAATAACGGTACAGAATTCATTATTAGGTTTACAGTAACAGAAAATAATAGTCAGGAATTAATGCCAGCTCTGCATTTAAATGAATAACGTACGATCCTGTAAGTCTGTATTTGCTCACATATTTGATAGACAATCTTTATCTTAATTTAGACTGGATTTTCGCAGATGTCTGCAAAAAACAAACATTTTAAACTTATTTGTAAAATATGTATTTATTCTCAAACTGTAGATTCTTTCGAAAATTACTTATGTCAACTATTTTTTGCGGTTAACGATATTTATTATAATAGAAAGTTTTAAATTTAATTTAATTATATAATTTTTCTGAATTAAAAACATATATTGCTGTGAGTGGGTCAACAATTAGTAACGATAGGCATAGTGCAACTAACGAGATGGAGTCATATGGGAAAATGAAAGCTAGCATGAAACACTTTCCTGTGAAAAACCCCAATCCTGTACTTAGTGTTGAAAAGGATGGTACTGTTCTTTACTCAAATGAGGCAGCTAAGACCTTATTAATCCGGTGGGATGTGAAAATCGGAGAAAAACTGCCTTCTTATATTGGAGATATTGCGCAAAGGGTACTTTGCCAGAATAGACCCGAAAAAATGGAAATTAAAGTGGAAAAAAAAGTATACTTGGTCATGTTTCAGCCTTTACCAGAAGAAGAGTATGTAAACATTTATGGATTCGATATAAGTGACCAGAAAATGCTTGAAGAAAAACTTCGGGAGAGCGAGGAAAAATATCGCATTGTAGCAGATAATACCTTTGACTGGGAATTTTGGCTGGGCCCTGATGACCATTTACTGTACATGTCGCCTTCTTGCAAGCAGGTCACAGGATACGCTGTCCGGGAATTCATGGACAACCCTGACCTGCTCCAAGAAATAATATATCCGGACGATCAAAAGGCATTTTTCCAGTACGAGCATGATACGTCACCGGGTCGTCATGGTGATATCGAGTTTCGCATTATAACTAAAGATGGCAAAATAAGATGGATTCACCACCGGTACCAGCCCTTCTATGACAGTAAGGGATGCTACGCTGGAAGAAGGGGCAGCAATCGCGACATCACCGAGCGCGATCAAGGAGAGCACCGGATTCGCAGATACAACCGTGTTCTAGAGGGAATCAACTGGATCTTCAGCAATGTGGTGCAGGCAAAAACAGAAGAAGAATTGGGGGAAGCATGTCTATCTGTAGCCCTGGAAGTGACCGGCAGCGAGTTTGGTTTTATTATTGAAATGGGTTCTGACGGGCTACTGCATGATGTTGCAAAAAGTGAGCTGGCATGGGAGCAGTGTCGTATGTACAATAAGACAGGGCATCTTACTCTTCCTAGAGATTATGTTGTACATGGCCTGTACGGCAGTGTCATAATAAACGAGAAAAGCTTCTTTACCAATGATCCACAGTCGCATCCAGACAGTAGAGGCTTGCCTGAAGGGCATCCGCCAATCACATCGTTTCTTGGTGTTCCTCTTGTCCAGGACGGAGAAACGATAGGTTCAATTGCTGTAGCAAACCGTGAAAGTGGCTATAGCTACGAGCAACAGGAGGACCTCGAAGCTATCGCGCCGGCTGTGACACAAGTTCTGCAGAGGAGAAAGGTTGAACAGGAGCGTAAACTGGCTGAGCAAGAATTAAAGGAGAGCGAGTTGCGGTTTAAGGCACTGGTGCAGGATCTAGAATCCGGTGTTTTTCTCATTGATGGCGAAGGTAAATTTGCAATATATAACCCTGCATTTCTGCAAATTTTCAATGTCTCTGAACAAGAGCTTGAGCATAAAGAGATTCAAGATCTTAGTTGGGATATGTGGGATGTTGTTGATAAGGATGGTAATGCTCTGAGATTTGAGTCTCACCCAGTACAGTACGCCAGGATTAATCGCAAGCCTGTAAAGAATCAGGTCATTGGCATACGTCGTTATTCGCACGATGATTGGGTATGGACGCTTGCTAGTGCCGAACCTCTGCTAAACCCTGATGGTAGCATTAACATTATAATTTGTACTTTTACAGACATTACACAACTTAAGAATACAGAAAATGCCCTTAAAATAGCAAATGAAACATTGGAAGAAAAAGTTCAAGAACGTACCGTAGAGCTTGAAAAAGCTTACAGTACATTGAAAGAAAAAGAAGAACTTCTTTCTGATGCTCAAGAAATGGCTCATATTGGAAATTGGGAGCGGAACTTTGTAACTGGTAAATTACATTGGTCTGATGAAATGTATCGGATTTTTGGACTTAAGCCTCAAGAGTTTGAAGTAAATTATGGCTTATTTTTAAGTCACTTACATTCAGATGACCAAGATTATGTCGATAATGCCGTTAAAGGAGCTTTAAGCGGAAAGCCCTTTAGTACTGATCATAGAATAATTTTAGCCAATGGAAAAGAGCGTATAGCCCATTCCAAAGGTGAAACTGTTTTCGATAAGGAAAATAATCCTGTCCGGATTAGAGGGACAACGCAAGATATAACAGACCTTAGAATCGTTGAAGAGAGGATTAAGACCCTGGCGAATATTGTGGAATCATCACTGGACGCTGTAGGAACTTTATCACTTGATGGCATTATTACCAGCTGGAATAAAGGAGCAGAACGGGTTTATGGTTATTCCGCGGAAGAAATTCTCGGAAAGCATGTATCCATTTTAGCTCCACCTCATTTAGATAAAGAAACTCTGAAATTAATAGAATTAATTAAACAGGGAGAAAAGATTCACCAATATGAGACTTTAAGGTTAAGAAAGGACGCAAAGAAAATATATGTCTCAATAACTCTTTCTCCGGTTTTTGATACTAATGAAAAGCTGACAGCTTTCTCGTTCATTTCAAGAGATATAACCGAACGCAAAAAAGCTGAAGAAGCTCTCAGAAATTTCGAAATTGCCCGTAAGAAGGAATTACATCACAGAATCAAGAACAATCTTCAGGTTATCTCATCTCTTCTGGATCTTCAGGCTGATTTGTTTAAAGGCAGAAAGACTATCACAGATTCGGAAGTATCGAAAGCTTTCAAAGAAAGCATTGACAGAGTTCTTTCTATTGCTCTTATACATGAGGAATTGTACAAAGGTAAAAATATTGATTTACTTGACTTTTCGCAATACATAAAGGAATTAGCTAATAATCTACTCCTAACATACAGTCTCAAGACCGATGTTAGTTTAAATTTCGATCTGGAAGAGAACATTTTCTTAGATATGGATACTGCTATTCCATTAGGGATAGTTATCAACGAAATTGTTTCAAACTCCTTTAAATATGCATTTTCCGGCAGGGATAAAGGAGAAATAAGAATTAAACTCCACAAAGAGGGAAACGGAGAACGAAAGAACGAGGAATTTGCAAGTACGGCTTATGTCCTATCCGTCGCAGACAACGGCATCGGTATACCCGAAGACCTTAACATTGAAGACCTTGATAGCCTGGGACTCCAGCTTGTAACTTCTCTTGTCGACCAGTTAGATGGAGAACTTGAACTGAAAGGGAATAATGGAACGGAATTTACTATAAAATTCACAGTGCCAGAGAATAAGTAATCAGGCATCAGTATCAGAAGTACAACGATCAATTAAGTACAACGAATTAGGAGTACAACGATCAATTGAATAATGTCATTAGAACTCACGTATTTGCCTGCTTTGCAGGTCACTTTCGAGTTTATTACTTTTTAATTTAATTCATAGATTGGGTTTCTGATATATTGACTTACAGCATTTCTTGGAATGCTTAACTTTGTCTAAAACCATGTAATTTCTGTTATTATTCTTTGGATTTCAAGTTTTGAGTAAAAAGTCACGCGCTGACTATTTGAGTTTAAATCACTGCACCTAGAAGCTTCTCTACTCACCTCAACCCACTTACTACTCAATTTCAACAGCAGCAATAATCATAGATATAAATCATATGGTTATTCAAAACAACTGCATATAAAAAGTGCGAAATTAAACAATTACTTTGAAAATTAATTTTAAATATTGTGGAATAAAACTTAAAAAAACCAATAAACTTATATTGGTTTCTGCAGACTATTATATACGCGAATAAAATCTATTAAAACAAGTTGAAACGGTAGGAAAATCCTACACTACTTTTACATTATAAAAATTCGCGAGTAATACCAAAACAAAACAAAGCCATTACTGCAAGCATTGTAGACATAATTGTTTGTTGATACATATGCTGAATAGCATCTAGCATTTGAGCTGAGAGAATTGAACCACCTGTATTTGCGTCTTATTTTTTTGGGTGGTTGTTTGGAAATAGCATATTGTATCATGGAATTGTAGAGTTGATATATATGGATATAGATAAAAAGAGATTTCTAAAATCACTAGGATTTCGGCGAGAAGTTGAGACAGTTGCAAAGTGTATATGTCCGTTATGTGAGGAGAGAGTAGACGAAGACGAATTCCGAAGCGAAGCGTTTGTCAAGGAATTCAAGAGTTCAGGACTGTGCCAGGGATGTCAGGACACGGTTTTTGGATATAAGGTAGCGTGGTGATAGATCAATTACCTATTAAGGTATTGGAAATCCCTGTTTAAGGTGGCAAGCATGGATTTTGATTTACCTCTACCTTTTATTCTTCACAGAAAAAGTTTTATATTTTTTCGCTAATTTCTTGTTTTAACTCCTCTTTTCGTCATTTCGTATTCATACTTTCTGATTTTATAGCGATCTTTGATTTAAAATCGATTTCCACAAAAGTTTACTTTTTAAGGGTTTATTTCCTTAACTTTCTTCAGTTTCTTCAACCGGACCCATCAATCTGGCTAGCCATTTTGTTTCCTCAAAGCTTTCAAGTATAATCTTCAAAACTATTGTAAGCGGTATTGAAAGCAGCACACCTCCGAGTCCAAACACAAAATTCCAGTAAAGAAGAGCAAGAAACAGGAAAGCAGGGGATAATTGCAAGCCTTTTCCCATAAGGGATGGGAAAAGAACATTTTCTGCAAGCGCGTCCACAATGACAATAATTAAAATGACTGCGATAGCTCCTAAAGGCCCATACTTGAAAAGCGCAAGCATTATAGGAGGAACAGAAGCAATAACCAGACCAATATAGGGAATATAACTTAATAGAAATATGAGGACTCCCCAGAGAATAGCATAGTCGATGCCTCCGATAAAGAGAAGGAGAGCAATTGTAATAGCAGTTATAAGGTTTATTTCTGCTCTTATGACTATGAATTTTACCAGCTTCTTGCTAAATTTACTCATCCTCAAGCGGAGTTCGGACTGCTTTCCAATTTCCGAGTCTACTTTTTCAGGATTATTGGCGGCATCAATTAGCAAAAATGCTGCTGTAACAATAATAATTCCGACTGTTGCCCCAGCATTCACAATTCCATTAACGGTATTTGCCATGAGAGAAATTGTTATCGACACCATACTACGGAGAATCGACTGTATGGAAAATTCTTCATATGAAGGGACATATTTTGCAAGATTGTTCACGAGTTCGGTCAACTGAGCTTGATAAATCGGAATCTGACTTCCAAACTGCAATGCTGCTTCAACAACTATTATTCCAAGAACCAGGATAATTAGAGTAAATAGTAAGATTACCAGAATAACACTCAGTACACCTGGAATCCCTCTCTGTTTTAACCAGCGGACAAGCGGAGTAAAGATCAACGCGGTAAACACAGAGAAAAAGACGACTGTAAGTATTGATGCAATTTCCCGCATCCCTATTGTCAAAATAACGGCAGCGGTGCTGTAAAGTAAAATTTTAGCGGGTACTGAATAATCATTTGAATTTATAATTTCATCCCCCAATTTTGCTTTCGCAGTTGTACATAGAAACTCATGCCTGCTGTTTGACTTCTCTCAAAACAATATCTGTCAAATATATCAAATATCACTTGCCTTATCACAGCCATTTATTCTAATTCTTCTCAGGCTAAAACTCAGTCCTCATTTGCCATTTGATCGAGTACAACTGCAATTGTCAGGATGAGTGCATTGTTCTTCCCAGGATCGATTTCTACTCCATAGGTATCCCGGATATTGAACCACTTTTTTGAGATTTTTTGAGATTTCTGCAGCTCTCTTCCCTTCAACATCAATCCTGTACCCATAATCCAGAATATTTCCCTTAATTTCCATTTCAGGGCCGTCAGGAATTCCAACCTTCCATGTGTCCCTCAACACTCTGATGTAAAAGCAAAAATATTGTTAATGTTGTTGGGACATTATGTAAGTTTTTAAGCTGAAGAAAGATGCGCCTGTGATTCAATGGCTTGCCATGGTTAATATTAGAGATGAGACTACAAAAGCTTACTTACTTGGAATGCAGGCATACACAGAATTTACGGGGAAAACCCCAGAGCAACTTAACGTAATAGAAGAAAGTATTCTTTTTTCCTATGTTACAATGGATGGATTTTACGGTGAAAACCGGATTTATTGACAAAACTTGAAAATAGAGGCTTAACTTTTGTTGCAGATGTAGCTGTCGATACTCTTGTTTATATTGAGGAACTGTTAGTTGAGATTCCTGAGAATAAGGGAAAAAGAGGAAGAAAACCAACAATTCCTAAGGTTTTGAATTCATTATCAACAAGAATTGATTCTTTTTACAGTTCAACTGATGGATGGAAACTTATCAAAGTTAGAAAAACGGAAAAAGGGTACAAAAAAGTATATTTTAAGGCTATGAACGTTTGGGGACGTCAGAATAAATTATCCTGTGAGAAGCCATTATGGCTTCTCATAAGTAAAGATGTAGAATCAAGTAAAGATGTAGAATCAAGTAAAGATGTAGAATCAAGTAAAGATGTAGAATCAAGTAAAGATGTAGAATCAAGTAAAGATGTAGAATCAAGTAAAGATGTAGAATCTAATGGCACTAAATATTCATTATGTAACGCTTCTGAGGATACTTCCTTAGACGAACTTGCAAAAGAACCTGGTAGAAAACTTAGCAAGAAACTCAAAAACTTCCCGGATATCGTCATTCACGACAGCACCTTTGTTCTTTTTCCCTTTAAGTAAAAAGAAGGAGCAACTCAGAAAAGTAATGAGAGTAATTGACTTTGGAACATTTTTGGAAAAAGACATCGTCCTCCTCAATGAAAAGTATTATAATGAAGAATAAGCTTCCCGAAGATCTTTTTCAAATTCTTCTCCATACCACATAGGATTAATAAACCTATTTACCAGCAGGGAAAGAAAGGGAAAAAGATTCCCTTGTCTCAAGCTTTTCCACAAAGCCGATGAAGAGCAGATAAAGCAACATTCAGTTATTTGACTGCTTTTTTGTCGGATTTCAGTGATACAGTTATAACTTAAACAAACTCCTTATATAAATCACATCTCATGCAGTCAGCACAATGATTTCCTTCTCTGTCTTTAGTTCTACGGAGTTCGGCTGCAGCTTGTACCATCTCTGCACGAGTTTTGTCGTGAAGGTCTTCCAGTACTTTAAATCTTCTCGACTTAAGCTCATAGCAGTTTGGATTTTTAGCGATTTCAAGATCGAGATTTCGCAGCTTCAAAGCGACATCGACAATATACTTGCTCTGGTCAACAATATGCTCATCTATAACGTTCATATAGTTTCTCCACTCTATGAAATAACTATTTAAAATTAAAGTTCCGACGGTCTGGCCAGTTCTATCTGTTTTTAATCAGTACTCCCGTCTGGATCTTCAAGTTCGTTCTATCTTTTTCGCCGCGTTATTTATCTCATAGATTAGTAATTATTCTATAAATAAAATATATAAAAGTTTCTGATCAGAGCCTATGGGAATACTAACGATTTTTGACTAAGAGAAAAAATAAACAAATAAACATCATCGTCACGTGCGATCAAATGAGGTCGGCCTAACTACAATCTGCTTATTTCCTTTCTGTTTCTGTATATCCTTTCAGAACTGTTTCTGTTATCCGAAGTTTGAGTGATAATTGCAAATTCGAGATACAATAAATCGCTTTTTAGTTTTTGGATCAGCTCGTAGACAAATTATTACTATAAATAAAATTAATAAAAATTTTTATAAAGTGAGTAATGAGTTGTGTTGATAAGTGAGTTAAGGTTGTGTTGATAAGAAGTGTGAGTTAAGGTTATGTTGATAAGTGAGTTAAGGTTGTGTTGATAAGTGAGTTAAGGTTGTGTTGATAAGTAGTTAAGAATAGCTTTCATTTTTTTCGGGTTCTTTTATTCTTCTTTGTATCTACGCTGGTATTGGGTTTTGGGGCAGTTCAAAATAATGTGATTTTCTCAGTCTTATGGGTCATATCACAATTTCAGGAGAAGAATAAAAGAATCATACAGCAGCGTTGCGAATTTAATATAAGTTTGAAGTCCAGTTTTTGTATACTTGAAGAAAATTAATTTCCTTATATGGAATTCATTATTCAAGATCTTGGTTCATGTACTATCTGCTTTTACAGGTCTTCATCCCCAATACTGTCGAAGATCCTATGGTTATGAATCGTTTCACGGAGTCTATTGTAAGCAGTCAAGACTTTCTCTACATAGGCCTGGCAATTATTTCCTAACAATGCGTACTCTCCGGGGTCACCGACATCTCTGACTACTTCTCGCATGTAAAAGTCATCAAGATCGGTTGTTATTTTTTTCTTACAGCCCTAGCATATCGGGAGTATCTTGAAACAATCTTGGAATGCCCTTGTGAAACCCGATATCCATAGGATTTCCATTATCTTCAAAAAAAATATTCTCATGAAATATTCCCAATACTCCCTAGTTCTTAAATTATATTTTCCTGAGACGGGGGTCTTGGCTTTGCCTGGACAACGGTTCTT contains these protein-coding regions:
- a CDS encoding PAS domain S-box protein; this translates as MKASMKHFPVKNPNPVLSVEKDGTVLYSNEAAKTLLIRWDVKIGEKLPSYIGDIAQRVLCQNRPEKMEIKVEKKVYLVMFQPLPEEEYVNIYGFDISDQKMLEEKLRESEEKYRIVADNTFDWEFWLGPDDHLLYMSPSCKQVTGYAVREFMDNPDLLQEIIYPDDQKAFFQYEHDTSPGRHGDIEFRIITKDGKIRWIHHRYQPFYDSKGCYAGRRGSNRDITERDQGEHRIRRYNRVLEGINWIFSNVVQAKTEEELGEACLSVALEVTGSEFGFIIEMGSDGLLHDVAKSELAWEQCRMYNKTGHLTLPRDYVVHGLYGSVIINEKSFFTNDPQSHPDSRGLPEGHPPITSFLGVPLVQDGETIGSIAVANRESGYSYEQQEDLEAIAPAVTQVLQRRKVEQERKLAEQELKESELRFKALVQDLESGVFLIDGEGKFAIYNPAFLQIFNVSEQELEHKEIQDLSWDMWDVVDKDGNALRFESHPVQYARINRKPVKNQVIGIRRYSHDDWVWTLASAEPLLNPDGSINIIICTFTDITQLKNTENALKIANETLEEKVQERTVELEKAYSTLKEKEELLSDAQEMAHIGNWERNFVTGKLHWSDEMYRIFGLKPQEFEVNYGLFLSHLHSDDQDYVDNAVKGALSGKPFSTDHRIILANGKERIAHSKGETVFDKENNPVRIRGTTQDITDLRIVEERIKTLANIVESSLDAVGTLSLDGIITSWNKGAERVYGYSAEEILGKHVSILAPPHLDKETLKLIELIKQGEKIHQYETLRLRKDAKKIYVSITLSPVFDTNEKLTAFSFISRDITERKKAEEALRNFEIARKKELHHRIKNNLQVISSLLDLQADLFKGRKTITDSEVSKAFKESIDRVLSIALIHEELYKGKNIDLLDFSQYIKELANNLLLTYSLKTDVSLNFDLEENIFLDMDTAIPLGIVINEIVSNSFKYAFSGRDKGEIRIKLHKEGNGERKNEEFASTAYVLSVADNGIGIPEDLNIEDLDSLGLQLVTSLVDQLDGELELKGNNGTEFTIKFTVPENK
- a CDS encoding PAS domain S-box protein; the protein is MTAFNLPDKNELEIQMQKRIIELEKANQELSARNLALNQDITNYKRTEEALKLTQASVDLASDGIFWITDGGKIIYANDAACKSLNYSWDELQGMHVWDFDPLYTKEVWLEHWVKIKKRGSFTFETLHHTKDGREFPVEVSVNYVRSCDMEFNFAYVKDITEHKQEDYRISRYNNILKGINRIFSSVVKAETEEELGNSFLSVAIDITGSQFGFVGEVGADGLLHDIAISDMGWDQCLMYNKTGHRRPPGDFVLHGLYGHVVDSGKSFFTNEPSSHPDSIGLPKGHPPLISFLGTPLILDGKTIGMIAVANREGGYSLEQQEDLESIAPAVAQALEKKRDEQERARVKEALIRRENEFRTLAENSPDVIFRFDRQNRHLYANPAAAEVYGYSQEEIIGKKHSELGKYPEQTKFWERHNQKVFATGQSETIEFRYISPQGKEYYFNTLIVPEFTNCEVTSVLAISRDITKMKQAEAKLKDTLDNLDKLVKERTSELQKAYDSLKKSERNLAKAQEMAHIGSWERDFASNELHWSNETYRIFGLKPQKSKVNYDTFLNYIHPDDQDYIDNAVKEALKGKLFEIYYRIITASGEERIAHSKGETVFDKENNPVQIRGTTQDITERRKAEERIQNLAKIVESSTDAIITKSFEGIIKSWNKGAEQVYGYSAEEVLEKPISVLEPSTLTGETQRLSEIIKRGEKIQQYETLRLRKDRKIINVSLSIFPIFDSQGKITAASVIARDITERKRAEEKLRESEEKYRNIVETANEGILLIDDEAVITYANKKITDMLGYTLEEGIGRPVLDFADEEGKTILKQNLEKRQQGSNESYELKLICKDGSYLWALINAKSLFDKDGKFTGVMVMLTDITKRKREEHRIRRYNRILEGINKIFSNVVQAKTEEELGEACLSVALEVTGSEFGFINEIGTDGLLHDVAKSELVWEQCRMCDKTGHLTLPRDYGVHGLYGNIIVNEKVFFTNEPSLHPDSIGLPEGHPPLTSFLGAPFIQDGKTIGMIAVANRHGGYSFEQQEDLEAIAPAVMQALQRKKAEKFLAEIAISRKQEIHHRIKNNLQVISSLLDLQAENFNNREDIKDSEVLKAFRESQDRVISMALIHEELYKGGGFDTLNFSSYIEELAENLLKTYRLGNADISLDMDLEENIFFDMDTAVPLGIIVNELVSNSLKHAFPNRNEGEICIKLHREENGEHINSIKKDLSTGNTFNLAISDNGVGIPEDLDIEELGSLGMQLVTSLVAQLDGELKLKRNNGTEFIIRFTVTENNSQELMPALHLNE
- a CDS encoding AI-2E family transporter is translated as MGDEIINSNDYSVPAKILLYSTAAVILTIGMREIASILTVVFFSVFTALIFTPLVRWLKQRGIPGVLSVILVILLFTLIILVLGIIVVEAALQFGSQIPIYQAQLTELVNNLAKYVPSYEEFSIQSILRSMVSITISLMANTVNGIVNAGATVGIIIVTAAFLLIDAANNPEKVDSEIGKQSELRLRMSKFSKKLVKFIVIRAEINLITAITIALLLFIGGIDYAILWGVLIFLLSYIPYIGLVIASVPPIMLALFKYGPLGAIAVILIIVIVDALAENVLFPSLMGKGLQLSPAFLFLALLYWNFVFGLGGVLLSIPLTIVLKIILESFEETKWLARLMGPVEETEES